Proteins from one Bdellovibrionales bacterium genomic window:
- a CDS encoding helix-turn-helix domain-containing protein translates to MEQRSKPLLFDNPIMTVKEAAAFLRVSPKTIYKYQQLGLLPGKTRGGIIRFHRSDLDKFVRGE, encoded by the coding sequence GTGGAACAACGAAGTAAACCATTGCTCTTTGACAACCCAATAATGACAGTAAAAGAGGCCGCAGCTTTTTTGCGGGTGAGTCCCAAGACTATATATAAATATCAGCAGCTTGGGCTATTGCCTGGTAAAACAAGAGGCGGCATCATAAGGTTCCATCGTTCTGACTTGGACAAGTTTGTGAGAGGAGAATAA
- a CDS encoding terminase small subunit, which yields MNEKQRCFANNYVLHFNATRAAVQAGYSSDSAASIGHENLRKPEIRDYIHQKLSESNGVLIATRERLLAELLQMAFDSTETGFVRLKAIEMLLHNSSGDQQNADARNLVSERLRDLRSKFKLRAG from the coding sequence ATGAATGAAAAGCAGAGATGTTTTGCCAATAATTACGTGCTGCACTTCAATGCGACAAGGGCGGCAGTTCAGGCGGGATACTCTTCGGACTCAGCAGCATCCATTGGGCACGAGAACCTTAGAAAACCAGAGATCCGAGACTATATTCATCAAAAACTTAGCGAAAGTAACGGTGTTCTGATAGCGACACGCGAGAGGTTGTTGGCGGAGCTACTTCAAATGGCTTTCGACTCAACAGAGACCGGATTTGTGCGTTTAAAGGCTATTGAAATGTTGCTGCACAATAGCTCTGGAGACCAGCAAAATGCGGATGCCAGAAACTTGGTCAGTGAGAGGCTACGTGACTTGCGATCCAAATTCAAACTCCGAGCAGGCTAG
- a CDS encoding DUF4268 domain-containing protein yields the protein MKKHELRDIWKNEATNFTTWMEDNMDSLSDALGFRLTVEKREQPVGSFSADILATDEYGQKVVIENQLEETDHKHLGQIITYCSNLETKICVWVAKEPRQEHINAVNWLNKDSSLKVYLLKIEAISIDNSLPAPLFQVICQPDEDVRAAAIAASEISDRGLFNIQFWTDMNIKCEKLLPGFRNRKPQKYHYHSQASGRGGLSFNFHITSKNYLVELYIDTPDADLNEHMLNILKSKRQMIEKEFGGELEFDPILLKRACRLKYVIGEGDVMTLDREKVQNHLIAHMVRFEKALKPHIKDLPFDIEDAA from the coding sequence ATGAAAAAACACGAACTGCGCGACATCTGGAAGAATGAAGCCACGAACTTCACGACCTGGATGGAGGACAACATGGATTCCCTAAGCGATGCTCTGGGATTCAGATTGACCGTTGAGAAGCGCGAGCAACCCGTGGGTTCATTCTCCGCAGATATTCTGGCCACCGACGAGTATGGACAAAAAGTCGTCATCGAAAACCAACTAGAGGAGACAGACCACAAGCACCTCGGCCAGATTATAACCTACTGCTCTAATCTAGAGACCAAGATCTGCGTATGGGTTGCAAAGGAGCCTCGTCAAGAGCACATCAACGCCGTCAATTGGCTCAACAAAGACAGCTCACTAAAGGTTTACCTGCTAAAGATCGAAGCCATTTCGATCGACAACTCCCTCCCCGCTCCACTTTTTCAAGTCATCTGTCAGCCAGACGAGGATGTGCGTGCTGCTGCGATAGCGGCATCGGAAATCTCTGATAGAGGGTTATTTAACATCCAGTTTTGGACTGATATGAATATAAAATGCGAAAAGCTCTTACCTGGGTTTCGTAATCGAAAGCCCCAAAAATACCATTATCATTCCCAGGCCTCGGGTCGCGGGGGGCTGAGTTTCAATTTCCATATCACGTCGAAGAACTACTTAGTTGAGCTTTACATAGACACGCCTGATGCGGATTTAAATGAGCACATGCTAAATATCCTTAAGTCCAAGCGTCAAATGATAGAGAAGGAGTTCGGAGGGGAATTGGAGTTTGATCCCATCCTTCTGAAGCGAGCCTGCCGACTAAAATACGTTATCGGCGAGGGGGACGTGATGACCCTGGATCGTGAAAAAGTCCAAAACCACCTTATAGCTCACATGGTAAGATTCGAAAAGGCGCTTAAGCCGCATATCAAAGATTTGCCATTCGACATCGAAGATGCCGCCTAG